The Chitinophaga sp. H8 genome contains a region encoding:
- a CDS encoding SusD/RagB family nutrient-binding outer membrane lipoprotein — MKHRTHYILITCLLLVLPFAACNKFGNMNTNPVQSVQMDPAIQLSFVQLQYSGNLETNERLGAMLTMPMVQHIGGAWSNQYGGMYAKQMEYMSILWQSNYISEIRNIVDAVKRSTGDPKRINLNAICRIMKVFIFSRITDLYGDIPYTEAAAAYTDNTIKPKYDRQEDIYNDFFKELTEAVAQLDPQKETNPQDLFFKGNVTQWKRFGNSLHLRLAMRLIKVNPDKAKAEVKKAFDGGLMASNEDICLLRHENIQATYSDVRGNGLSAALNQGDLISYRISNTFINSLKNTNDPRLEHFVRYYWDNPYKPFERVDITAEVKAQVGYVGVSNGLFIWDEWKEPLTIQSPVLGEQKVLNNLQKAQLANFLITNNAPYMHLTYAEVELLLAEACFRWNLNLGGNHTVHYNNGMKAACQQLALFPGGPVITDQQITKFQADNVLAPGKELSQINTQLWTALLLNGPEAYANWRRTGFPKLEPGYNPTYSAIKTIPRRFEYPLTEKEQNSVNYNEALKSMGGKDDWTNRVWWDKQ; from the coding sequence ATGAAACACAGGACTCATTATATACTCATCACCTGCCTGTTGCTGGTCTTGCCCTTTGCTGCCTGCAACAAGTTTGGTAATATGAATACCAACCCGGTGCAATCCGTACAAATGGACCCTGCCATCCAGCTTAGCTTTGTGCAGCTGCAATATTCCGGGAATCTGGAAACCAATGAAAGATTGGGAGCAATGCTTACTATGCCTATGGTCCAGCATATTGGAGGCGCCTGGAGCAATCAGTATGGTGGCATGTATGCAAAGCAGATGGAATACATGTCCATCTTGTGGCAATCCAATTACATCAGCGAAATACGTAATATCGTTGATGCTGTAAAAAGAAGTACCGGCGATCCCAAACGCATAAACCTGAACGCTATATGCCGGATTATGAAAGTATTTATATTTTCCCGCATCACGGATCTCTATGGCGACATTCCATACACAGAAGCGGCAGCAGCCTATACAGATAACACGATCAAACCTAAATACGATCGCCAGGAAGATATATACAACGACTTCTTCAAGGAACTGACAGAAGCGGTAGCACAACTGGATCCCCAAAAAGAAACCAATCCACAGGATCTGTTTTTTAAAGGCAATGTAACACAATGGAAACGATTTGGGAATTCTCTCCACCTCCGGTTAGCCATGCGCCTTATAAAAGTAAACCCGGACAAGGCAAAAGCGGAAGTCAAAAAAGCCTTTGATGGTGGTCTGATGGCCAGCAATGAAGATATCTGCCTCCTGCGTCATGAAAACATACAGGCTACCTATAGCGATGTACGTGGTAACGGGTTGTCTGCTGCCCTTAACCAGGGAGATCTTATCAGCTACCGCATTTCAAATACATTTATTAATTCCCTCAAAAACACCAATGATCCCCGGCTGGAACATTTTGTCAGATATTACTGGGATAATCCCTATAAGCCTTTTGAAAGAGTAGATATTACAGCAGAAGTAAAAGCGCAGGTAGGCTATGTAGGTGTAAGCAATGGCCTGTTTATCTGGGATGAATGGAAAGAGCCACTTACCATACAATCACCTGTATTAGGTGAGCAAAAAGTACTTAACAACCTGCAAAAAGCGCAGCTGGCCAATTTCCTGATCACCAACAATGCTCCTTACATGCACCTCACTTATGCGGAGGTAGAACTATTGCTGGCTGAAGCCTGCTTCCGCTGGAATCTTAACCTGGGCGGCAATCATACAGTGCATTACAACAATGGTATGAAAGCAGCCTGCCAGCAACTGGCATTGTTTCCTGGTGGTCCGGTAATTACTGACCAGCAAATCACCAAATTTCAGGCAGACAATGTACTGGCACCTGGAAAAGAGCTCTCTCAGATCAATACACAACTATGGACCGCCTTACTGTTAAACGGACCTGAAGCATATGCCAACTGGCGCCGTACCGGGTTCCCTAAACTTGAACCTGGATATAACCCTACCTATTCTGCTATCAAAACTATCCCCCGCCGCTTCGAGTATCCGCTTACCGAAAAAGAACAGAACAGTGTAAACTACAATGAAGCACTCAAGAGCATGGGAGGCAAAGATGACTGGACCAACCGGGTATGGTGGGACAAACAATAA
- a CDS encoding glycosyl hydrolase family 18 protein has translation MRINLYKIALLGAVLLAIFQTGCKKDHIKDPEFGTGDYPRIYDETNTFFSPIRVISMGETTSYNNLSYSPAGKVKIAWKVDDEVKSADTAFSFTPTTGGEFTISLEVAFNGLKSTRSSKVLVKPDTYTLKPYDKVVLAYLSENGTAAAIDFETITHVACQYGRVAADGGLDVSAGESNSKTDEVVARAHLAGRQALLGIAGRLSGMDGWALYGASDFGDAIRKSDMRAILVANIKAYVTAKKLDGVDIMMSDINVDPYIPHLTSLPAFISELKAALPADALITVTVAPSWQHWSYPDLSAADWVHVRAFEDGLHVGEHVPRGQPSGFDYMKTAADIWKNFHLPAEKIVIGIPAFGLRYNEIDDEGNNLGWGSYDYITFKNILELDPTAGGKEKIDHAFGVYYNGVPLVKQKAEYIKTSSFKGAYLWAADYDIKGDGSLLKTMYTALK, from the coding sequence ATGCGCATCAATTTATATAAAATAGCCTTATTAGGAGCAGTACTGCTGGCTATCTTCCAGACAGGATGTAAAAAAGATCATATCAAGGATCCGGAATTTGGTACTGGCGACTATCCCCGGATCTATGATGAAACAAATACCTTCTTCTCTCCCATCCGTGTTATTAGCATGGGAGAAACAACCTCCTATAATAACCTGTCTTATTCACCGGCAGGTAAAGTAAAAATTGCATGGAAGGTAGATGATGAGGTAAAGTCGGCTGATACGGCCTTTTCCTTTACTCCCACCACGGGCGGTGAATTTACTATTTCCCTGGAAGTAGCGTTCAATGGATTGAAAAGTACCCGTAGCAGTAAAGTGCTTGTAAAGCCGGATACTTATACGCTCAAACCTTATGACAAGGTGGTATTGGCCTACTTGTCTGAAAACGGCACTGCCGCAGCCATCGATTTTGAAACGATTACACATGTGGCCTGCCAGTATGGGCGTGTAGCCGCAGATGGCGGACTGGATGTAAGTGCCGGTGAAAGTAATAGTAAAACCGATGAGGTAGTTGCACGCGCTCACCTTGCCGGCAGACAAGCATTACTGGGTATAGCAGGCCGGCTGTCGGGTATGGATGGCTGGGCACTCTATGGGGCCAGCGATTTTGGCGACGCTATCCGCAAATCCGACATGCGGGCTATCCTTGTGGCAAACATAAAAGCCTATGTAACCGCTAAAAAACTGGATGGCGTAGATATTATGATGAGTGATATCAATGTGGATCCCTATATCCCCCACCTGACATCACTACCTGCCTTTATAAGTGAACTAAAAGCAGCATTACCTGCCGATGCGCTTATCACCGTTACTGTGGCTCCTTCCTGGCAACACTGGAGTTATCCCGATCTGTCGGCGGCCGACTGGGTACATGTACGTGCTTTTGAAGATGGCCTCCACGTGGGCGAACACGTGCCCAGGGGCCAGCCTTCCGGCTTTGATTATATGAAAACCGCAGCAGATATCTGGAAAAACTTTCACCTGCCCGCAGAGAAAATTGTAATAGGCATCCCCGCTTTTGGCCTGCGCTATAATGAAATTGATGATGAGGGGAATAACCTGGGCTGGGGCTCCTATGACTATATCACATTTAAAAATATACTGGAGCTGGACCCTACAGCTGGTGGAAAGGAAAAGATAGACCATGCCTTCGGGGTATATTATAATGGCGTACCACTGGTAAAGCAAAAAGCGGAATACATCAAAACCAGCTCCTTCAAGGGTGCTTACCTCTGGGCAGCGGATTATGATATCAAAGGAGATGGCTCCCTGCTGAAAACAATGTATACCGCACTCAAATAG